A DNA window from Sporosarcina sp. ANT_H38 contains the following coding sequences:
- a CDS encoding DEAD/DEAH box helicase, which produces MIKKMAVHEVLAKLRTDPSFSDNVIHTKTIAGKEAIYAEFPRKLHSSIIKALASKGINKLYSHQREAFDLAASGKSFTAVTPTASGKSLCYHLPVMQSILEDDTSRAIYLFPTKALAQDQLADLHELIEASGETILSYTYDGDTAPGLRSKVRKSGHIVLTNPDMLHSGILPHHTKWVSLFENLKYIIIDELHTYKGVFGSHVAHVLRRLKRICNYYGSDPVFICTSATIANPQELSESLINADMQVIVNNGAPAGKKHFVFYNPPVVHPTFGIRRSAVLEVRDIAALLYREGIQTIIFAKSRVRVEMLVTYMKALTKKKLFDETVMGYRGGYLPSERRKIEKGLREGDIRTVVSTNALELGIDIGQLQACIMTGYPGNIASAFQQAGRAGRRQDEALIIYVAQSLALDQYIIEHPDYLLGQSPEEARIHPDNMFILMDHLKCASFELPFSSTETYGEFEVQELLAFLESEGVLIKTTDKWHWMTDSFPASEVSLRSASQENVIIIDKTYPKETKVIGEMDRFSAMTLLHEEAIYIHQGTQFQVEQLDWDEKKAYVTEVDVDYFTDANLAVELKVMNEDCAEQFGDNKAAYGDIAVLAIPTIFKKIRFDTHDNIGSGPISLPAEELHTSSTWYTFDIPEGWTGAGLTDAMTGAAYAIQSFIPLFVRCDKTDIHVVPQVKAVHTGKPTIFIYDSYPGGIGLSEKIFERWDELLQKAADHVSVCRCESGCPVCIGAQEAGMGMKQDVGSLLQTLARGERNVL; this is translated from the coding sequence ATGATAAAGAAGATGGCTGTTCACGAAGTGTTAGCTAAACTGCGTACTGACCCATCTTTTTCTGACAATGTCATCCATACTAAAACGATTGCGGGGAAAGAAGCGATCTACGCAGAATTCCCGCGAAAACTGCATTCCTCGATTATTAAAGCACTTGCGTCAAAAGGGATAAATAAACTGTATAGCCATCAAAGGGAAGCATTTGATTTGGCTGCATCCGGTAAATCATTTACCGCCGTAACACCAACAGCATCCGGAAAGTCCCTCTGTTATCACTTGCCTGTAATGCAGAGCATCCTCGAAGATGATACATCGAGGGCAATTTACTTGTTCCCAACGAAAGCACTTGCTCAAGATCAGCTAGCAGATCTTCATGAATTGATTGAAGCGAGCGGAGAAACGATACTCAGTTACACGTATGACGGTGATACTGCGCCCGGATTACGATCTAAGGTTCGGAAGTCTGGGCATATTGTACTGACAAATCCTGATATGCTCCATTCTGGTATTTTGCCGCATCATACAAAATGGGTGTCATTATTCGAGAACTTAAAATATATTATTATCGATGAATTGCATACGTACAAAGGCGTCTTCGGCAGTCATGTAGCACATGTGCTGCGAAGATTGAAACGAATTTGCAACTATTATGGCAGTGATCCAGTGTTCATCTGCACATCTGCGACAATTGCAAATCCACAAGAACTATCGGAGTCATTAATAAATGCGGATATGCAAGTAATCGTCAATAATGGAGCACCTGCTGGGAAGAAACATTTTGTCTTCTATAATCCACCGGTCGTCCATCCGACATTCGGTATCCGGAGAAGTGCAGTACTTGAAGTTCGCGACATCGCCGCGCTTTTATATCGTGAAGGCATCCAAACGATTATCTTCGCAAAAAGTCGAGTACGGGTCGAGATGCTCGTCACGTACATGAAGGCATTAACGAAGAAGAAACTGTTTGATGAAACTGTTATGGGTTATAGGGGAGGTTATTTACCTTCAGAACGACGGAAAATAGAAAAAGGGCTCAGGGAGGGTGATATCCGTACGGTTGTTAGTACGAATGCACTTGAACTCGGCATTGATATAGGCCAACTGCAAGCGTGTATTATGACGGGATACCCGGGAAATATTGCGAGTGCATTTCAACAGGCCGGACGCGCTGGAAGAAGGCAGGACGAGGCTCTTATCATTTATGTAGCGCAGTCTTTAGCGCTCGATCAATACATTATTGAACATCCTGACTATCTTCTTGGCCAATCTCCCGAAGAAGCACGGATTCATCCGGATAATATGTTCATCCTGATGGATCATCTCAAATGTGCTTCGTTCGAGTTGCCATTTTCATCGACAGAAACTTATGGTGAATTTGAAGTACAGGAACTGCTTGCTTTCCTTGAAAGTGAAGGGGTTTTGATTAAGACAACAGACAAATGGCATTGGATGACGGACAGTTTTCCGGCTAGTGAAGTGAGTCTCCGCTCCGCATCACAGGAAAATGTCATCATTATTGATAAAACCTATCCGAAAGAAACAAAGGTAATTGGGGAGATGGATCGTTTTAGTGCGATGACGTTACTACACGAAGAAGCAATCTACATTCACCAGGGGACTCAATTTCAAGTTGAACAACTGGATTGGGATGAAAAGAAGGCCTATGTCACGGAAGTCGATGTTGATTACTTTACTGATGCAAATCTTGCGGTGGAACTGAAAGTGATGAATGAGGATTGCGCCGAACAGTTCGGAGATAACAAAGCCGCTTATGGAGATATCGCTGTTCTTGCAATCCCGACGATATTCAAGAAAATCAGATTCGATACTCATGACAATATTGGCTCGGGTCCGATTTCATTGCCAGCGGAGGAATTGCATACGTCATCTACGTGGTACACATTCGATATACCTGAAGGATGGACGGGTGCTGGGCTGACGGATGCGATGACGGGTGCAGCTTATGCAATCCAGTCATTCATCCCGTTATTCGTCCGCTGCGATAAAACAGATATTCATGTTGTGCCGCAAGTTAAAGCTGTTCATACTGGAAAACCGACTATTTTCATTTACGACAGTTATCCAGGCGGGATTGGTTTGAGTGAAAAAATCTTTGAACGGTGGGACGAACTGTTGCAAAAAGCGGCTGATCATGTGTCAGTCTGTCGCTGCGAGTCAGGTTGTCCGGTTTGCATTGGGGCACAAGAAGCTGGTATGGGCATGAAGCAGGATGTCGGATCTCTTCTTCAGACGCTGGCAAGGGGAGAACGCAATGTCTTATGA
- a CDS encoding YppE family protein, which yields MNLQQKTETLLAVCRECFERHAQMRELDREPDFFIEVKPYADQYHTLLDEWTEEVSEFIKTAKPKYVHPIQIETLTDSMKQFIVQSFYQKTGKKRFVLSINSAEYTLKTILDAIRLEQDGIIR from the coding sequence ATGAATCTACAACAAAAGACTGAAACGCTACTTGCTGTTTGTAGGGAATGTTTCGAGCGCCATGCGCAGATGAGAGAACTCGATCGGGAACCCGATTTTTTTATAGAAGTAAAACCATATGCAGATCAATATCATACGTTGCTCGATGAATGGACAGAGGAAGTGTCTGAATTCATCAAGACAGCCAAACCGAAATATGTTCATCCAATTCAAATCGAAACACTGACTGACTCCATGAAGCAATTCATCGTCCAGTCATTCTATCAAAAGACAGGAAAAAAACGTTTTGTCTTATCGATTAATTCGGCCGAATATACGCTGAAAACAATTCTGGATGCAATACGACTTGAGCAAGATGGTATTATACGATGA